GGCCTCGGCGCCTCCTGCCGTACGGCGGCGTGAGCCGATTCCACCCGGCCAACGTCCACAACATCGCCGAACTCGTCCGGCTGGCCGCCGCGAAGCCCGGCAGCAGGGCCCTGAACGCCGTGGACCCGGACGCCCCGACGGTGGCGGAGATCGCCGCCGCGATCGACTCGGTGATGGGCGTCGAGACGGAGAGCGTGCTGATCGACGGTCCACCGCCCTCGCCGACCGTGGGGGACACGCCGTGGTCGGTACCGGTGCCGGTCGTCTTCGACATGTCCGCCGCCGAACGGGAGTTGGGGTACCGACCGGTGGTGGCGCGGTACGCGGACCGGCTGCCGGAGACCGTCGCCTGGATCGAGGGGCAACTGGCCGGAGGGGACTGGCGGGAGGCGTACCCGAAGATGTTCCAGACCTACGGCGACCTGTTCGACTACGCGGCGGAGGACGCGTATCTCGACGCGCTCGGCGCATGAGAATCGGCGCATGAGAAAGGCGGCCGGTGGCTCCGGCCGCCTTGTCCCGTGGTAGTTGCTACGGCTTGGGCGTGGCGTGCGGGGTGCACGTCACGTCGGCCTTGTCCAGCTTGCCGGTGAGCAGGTAGGCGTCCACCCGCGGGTTGATGCACGGGTTGACCAGACCGGTCACGCCGTGGGAGCCCGCGTCCTTCTCGGTGATCAGGCGGGAGCCCTTGAAGCGCTTGTGCAGTTCGACGCCGCCCTCGTACGGGGTGGCCGCGTCACGCTCGGACTGCACGATGAGCACGCCGGGCAGTCCCTTGCCGGTGCGGACCTCGACCGGGGTCTGCTGCTTGACCGGCCAGGTGGCGCACGGCAGGTTCAGCCAGGCGTTGGCCCAGGTCATGAACGGGTACTTCTTGTCGAGCGCGGTGTTGTCCTTGTCCCACTTCTTCCAGCTGGTGGGCCACTTGGCGTCGGTGCACTCCACGGCCGTGTAGACGGCGTTGCCGTTCTCCGAGGAGATGTTGCCCGCGGTGTCGGACAGGTCCGGGGCGGCCGCGTCGACGAGCGCCTGGGTGTCACCGGCGACGTACTTGCTGAACACCGTCGCGACCGGGACCCACGAGGAGTCGTAGTACGGGGCGCTCTGGAAGAAGCCGATCAGTTCGGCCGGGCCGACGACCCCGCCGATGGGGTTCTTCTTGGCGGTGGCGCGCAGTTCGAGCCACTTCGCCTGGACCGCGGCACGGGTGGTGCCGAGGTGGAAGGCGGCGTCGTTGGCGGCGACCCAGTCCTCCCAGTCCTTCCAGCGGCCCTCGAAGGCGATGTCCTGGTCGAGGTTAGCCTCGTACCAGATCTTCTCCCGGGACGGGTTGACGACGCTGTCGACGACCATGCGGCGGACATGGCCGGGGAACATCGTGCCGTAGACGGCGCCGATGTAGGTGCCGTAGGAGACGCCCAGGTAGTTGAGCTTCTTCTCGCCGAGTGCGGCGCGGATGACGTCCAGGTCGCGCACCGTGTTGGGCGTGGTCATCTGCTGGAGCATCGCCGTGCCGGTGCGCTCGGCGCAGCCCTCGGCGTACTCACGGGCCAGCTTGCGCTGGGCGCGCTTGTCGGCCTCGGAGTCCGGCACCGGGTCCATCTTGGGCGCCTTCACGAACTCCTGCGGGTCCATGCAGGAGATGGGCGCGGAGTGGCCGACACCGCGCGGGTCGAAGCCCACGAAGTCGTACGCCTTGGCCGCGTTGGCCCAGATCGGGTTCTTGGTCGTGACGCGGAGCGGGAAGCGCATGCCGGAGCCACCGGGTCCGCCCGGGTTGTAGACGAGGGCGCCCTGACGCTCCGCCTTGGTGCCGGTGTTGCCGATGTGGTCGACGGCGAGCTTGATCTGCTTGCCGTTCGGTTTGGTGTAGTCCAGCGGCACGCTGACCCAGCCGCACTGGACGGGCTTCGCGATCCCCCAGTCGGCGGGGCAGTCGGCCCAGTCGATACCGGCCTTCGCGGCACGGGCGGCGGCGATCGCGGCACCGACGGACGCACGGTCCTGTCCGTGCCGGCCGGCAGCGGCCTGCGTGTTGGCGCCGGACGCGGGTGCCGCGACAGCACCGGATATGAGTGTGGCCGTGATGAGTACTCCGGCCGAACCGAGTGCGGTTGTCCGCCACTTCGGTCTCGTCTCCCTCAAGAGGGACCTCCCCCTACGTCGTTTCGATTCGTACGGGGATCCTCGTGGCTGTGCAGACCTTGTGAACAGGGGATGCGTCTCTTCTTTGCCAATCCGATAAACGGAAGGGGTCGTTCGCTGGGCGGACTAGACGCTAAGGATCGCCAGCGCCTCGTCCAGCACCCGGCGCAACAGCAGGGCGTCCGGGGCCACGGCGGTGACGAGCGCGGCGGGCCCTGCCAACGGTACGAGGGCGGCGCCCTCGCCGAGCACCTGTGCCGTCACCGGCTCGTCGGCGAACTCCGGTCGTACGACGAGAAGTTGACCGACGGCCCGATGTCCCGCGAGCACGGCCGGCCCGTCCCAGCCGCCCGGTGCCCCGGGCCCGCAGGCCAGTTCCTGGTCGAGCACGGTGCGTCCCGCGACGCGCAGCACGAGCCGGCTGCTGAGCCGCCCGGGTTCCTCCCCCGCCCGTCCGAGGACCTGCTCCTCGCGCAGCACGAGCCGACTCGTCGCCGCGAGGTCGATCCGTGTGGTGACATACAGATCGCTGCCCCCGGCGGAGATCAACTGCTCGGGCAGCCAGTGAAGTTCGCCCCCGTCGGCGACGGTGAGCCGGACGTCGTAGCGGGCCTCGCCCTTGGTCTGCCCCGGCAGGGCGATGGTGGCCGCGGCCGATCCGAGGCGCAGTCGAGCGCCTTCCCGGATGTCGGCCTCCACGGTGAAGTGGTCGCCGCCGAGGGGCCCGCTCATCGCGCCGACGAGCATGACCCGCGTCTCGGCACCGCTCCCCCGGGTCCGCCGCAGCGCCAGCGGCCCGTCGCTCTCCAGCACGGGCAGGGCCGTACCGCCGCGCCCGTCGTCCCGCGCGACGATCCGCGCGGTGGCTCGTACCCCGGTCCCGGGCGCGGTCATGCCGTCCACGCGGCGAGCTGTGCCCGGACCCAGTCGGCGACGTCCGTGACCCCGGCCTCGCTGCGCAGCGACTGGAGGACGACGGGCAGTTCGGCCCGCTGGGCCTTGGCGTCGGCGGCCATCCGCGCGAGGTCGGAGCCGACGTACGGGGCCAGGTCGGTCTTGTTGACGATGAGCAGGTCGGCGGTGGTGACGCCGGGGCCGCCCTTCCTCGGGATGTCGTCTCCGCCCGCCACGTCGATGACGAAGATCTGCGCGTCGACGAGCCCCTTGGAGAAGGTGGCGGTGAGGTTGTCGCCGCCGCTCTCCACGAGGATGAGGTCCAGGGGGCCGACCTCGTCCTCCAGGTCCTCGACGGCTTCGAGGTTGGCGGAGATGTCGTCCCGGATCGCGGTGTGCGGACAGGCGCCGGTCTCCACCGCGGTGATCCGCTCGGGGGGCAGCACGGCTTCCCTGAGCAGGAACTCGGCGTCCTCGCGGGTGTAGATGTCGTTGGTGACGACGGCGAGGGACAGTTCGTCGCGCAGGGCCCGGCAGAGGGCGGCGACGGTGGCGGTCTTGCCGGAGCCGACGGGGCCGCCCAAGCCGATACGCAGGGCTCGGTGGGAGCCGTCCGGGCGGTGGGCGTCGGCGCTCACTGCGGCGGGGCCGTCGTGGTGGTGGTCCAGGTGCATGTACGGCTCCTCTGGTTTCGTGGTCGGGTGCGAGTGTGTGGGGGCTGGTCGCGCCCACGCGGCGGAGCCGCATATGGATGCAGCCCCGCGCCCCTGAGTGGGTTGCCTGATCCCTCCTACGACGCGAACAGGCGTACTGGCCATGCCGCATGTGCTTCCGCGGCGATTTCCAGCAAGGGCGCCGAGGCGGCGGGCAACGAGTCGGGCCCCTCGTCGACAGCCCTCCGCGCCGCCTCCACCGCCTGGCCCGCGACGCGGTCCAGCTCCGGTGCCAGCCGCGCCAGTGCGCCCGTCGCGTCGAAGGGGTCCAGGCTCAGCAGCCTCACCGTCGCCGACGCCGCGCCGCTCACGCTCTCGTACGCCGCGCAGTACGCCGCGTCCACGGCCTCCAGCCCGGCCGCCCGAGCCGTCAGGCCCAGCACGACGGGCTGGTGGGCGCCCTTGGGGAACTCCCGTGCCACCGCGTCGAGTTCAGTCGACGGCCAGGTCGCCCGGGCGGCCCGCATGAGCTGCCGCCCCAGTCTCCGCGCGGCAACCCGCAGTGCGGGCGACGGCGTACGCGCATCCGCGGCCGCGTCCAGCTCCGAGGGAGACACGCCGAGCACGGCCGCCGCGGCGAGCGCCGAGGACACCAGCCCCACCGTGTGCAGCCGCCCGCGGCAGAAGGACTCCAGACTCTC
This portion of the Streptomyces canus genome encodes:
- the ureG gene encoding urease accessory protein UreG encodes the protein MHLDHHHDGPAAVSADAHRPDGSHRALRIGLGGPVGSGKTATVAALCRALRDELSLAVVTNDIYTREDAEFLLREAVLPPERITAVETGACPHTAIRDDISANLEAVEDLEDEVGPLDLILVESGGDNLTATFSKGLVDAQIFVIDVAGGDDIPRKGGPGVTTADLLIVNKTDLAPYVGSDLARMAADAKAQRAELPVVLQSLRSEAGVTDVADWVRAQLAAWTA
- a CDS encoding urease accessory protein UreD; protein product: MTAPGTGVRATARIVARDDGRGGTALPVLESDGPLALRRTRGSGAETRVMLVGAMSGPLGGDHFTVEADIREGARLRLGSAAATIALPGQTKGEARYDVRLTVADGGELHWLPEQLISAGGSDLYVTTRIDLAATSRLVLREEQVLGRAGEEPGRLSSRLVLRVAGRTVLDQELACGPGAPGGWDGPAVLAGHRAVGQLLVVRPEFADEPVTAQVLGEGAALVPLAGPAALVTAVAPDALLLRRVLDEALAILSV
- a CDS encoding urease accessory protein UreF is translated as MSRAALLVLADGRFPAGGHAHSGGAEAAVKAGRITGAESLESFCRGRLHTVGLVSSALAAAAVLGVSPSELDAAADARTPSPALRVAARRLGRQLMRAARATWPSTELDAVAREFPKGAHQPVVLGLTARAAGLEAVDAAYCAAYESVSGAASATVRLLSLDPFDATGALARLAPELDRVAGQAVEAARRAVDEGPDSLPAASAPLLEIAAEAHAAWPVRLFAS
- a CDS encoding alpha/beta hydrolase encodes the protein MRETRPKWRTTALGSAGVLITATLISGAVAAPASGANTQAAAGRHGQDRASVGAAIAAARAAKAGIDWADCPADWGIAKPVQCGWVSVPLDYTKPNGKQIKLAVDHIGNTGTKAERQGALVYNPGGPGGSGMRFPLRVTTKNPIWANAAKAYDFVGFDPRGVGHSAPISCMDPQEFVKAPKMDPVPDSEADKRAQRKLAREYAEGCAERTGTAMLQQMTTPNTVRDLDVIRAALGEKKLNYLGVSYGTYIGAVYGTMFPGHVRRMVVDSVVNPSREKIWYEANLDQDIAFEGRWKDWEDWVAANDAAFHLGTTRAAVQAKWLELRATAKKNPIGGVVGPAELIGFFQSAPYYDSSWVPVATVFSKYVAGDTQALVDAAAPDLSDTAGNISSENGNAVYTAVECTDAKWPTSWKKWDKDNTALDKKYPFMTWANAWLNLPCATWPVKQQTPVEVRTGKGLPGVLIVQSERDAATPYEGGVELHKRFKGSRLITEKDAGSHGVTGLVNPCINPRVDAYLLTGKLDKADVTCTPHATPKP